One window of Bacteroidales bacterium genomic DNA carries:
- a CDS encoding S9 family peptidase — translation MEAPVAAKKPRELTIHGHTRIDNYYWLRERENPEVIAYLEEENAYREELMKGTAQFQKDLFDEIVGRIKQDDESVPYKENGYFYYTRYEEGREYPIFCRKKESLEADEEILANVNEMAEGHSYYQVGGLSVSPDNRYMAIGIDTVSRRKYTIYIKDLETGTMLEDQIPLTTGGASWAGDSKTLFYTRKDDETLRSKAIFRHVRGSDASEDVLVFEETDETFSTIVYKSKSQAYMMIACFSTLTTEFRVLPSDKPEGEFRVVQPRERGLEYNISHFGDHFYIITNLDATNFRLMKTPVERTGKENWAEVIPHREDVFLEGLEIFKEYLVLDERREGLTRLRVIPWDGSEEHYIDMGEEVYTASISVNPEFDSDVLRYRYSSLTTPNTVLDYHLANKEKTVLKQDEVLGGTFDPASYEAKRIYATADDGKKIPMSIVYRRGTELNGANPTLLYGYGSYGHTMDPGFRSYRLSLLDRGFIFAIAHIRGSQVYGRPWYEDGKLLKKMNTFTDFNDCAEHLIREKYTSPEHLYAMGGSAGGLLMGAVINLQPELYRGVIAAVPFMDVVTTMLDEDIPLTTSEYDEWGNPNEKEYYDYMLSYSPYDQVEAKDYPNLLVTTGLHDSQVQYWEPAKWVAKLREMKTDDNLLLMYCNMETGHGGASGRFEQFRETAMEYAFLFSLEGIKE, via the coding sequence ATGGAAGCACCAGTTGCTGCAAAGAAACCCCGGGAGCTGACCATTCATGGTCACACACGAATCGATAATTACTACTGGCTCAGGGAACGTGAAAACCCGGAAGTGATTGCTTACCTGGAAGAGGAAAATGCTTACAGGGAGGAGCTGATGAAAGGGACGGCGCAGTTCCAGAAGGATCTCTTCGATGAGATTGTCGGCCGGATCAAACAGGACGATGAAAGTGTTCCCTACAAGGAGAATGGATATTTCTATTATACCAGGTATGAAGAAGGCAGGGAGTATCCCATTTTCTGCCGGAAGAAAGAGAGCCTGGAAGCTGATGAGGAGATTCTGGCCAACGTGAATGAGATGGCCGAGGGGCACAGTTATTACCAGGTGGGCGGACTGAGCGTGAGCCCCGACAACCGGTATATGGCCATCGGGATTGATACGGTGAGCAGAAGAAAGTATACGATTTATATCAAGGACCTGGAGACCGGGACCATGCTGGAGGATCAGATCCCCCTGACCACGGGAGGGGCCTCCTGGGCCGGCGACAGCAAGACCCTGTTCTATACCCGGAAGGATGATGAGACCCTGCGAAGTAAAGCCATTTTCCGGCACGTAAGGGGAAGCGATGCCTCGGAGGATGTACTGGTCTTTGAGGAAACGGATGAGACCTTCAGTACCATTGTTTATAAAAGCAAGTCACAGGCATATATGATGATTGCCTGCTTTAGCACGCTCACTACAGAGTTCCGCGTTCTCCCTTCCGATAAGCCGGAAGGGGAATTCAGGGTGGTTCAGCCCCGTGAGCGTGGACTGGAATACAATATTTCCCATTTCGGGGACCATTTTTATATCATTACCAATCTGGATGCCACCAACTTCCGCCTGATGAAGACGCCCGTTGAAAGAACAGGGAAGGAGAACTGGGCGGAGGTGATCCCCCATCGCGAGGATGTGTTTCTGGAAGGGCTGGAGATCTTCAAAGAATACCTGGTGCTGGATGAACGCAGGGAAGGGCTGACCAGGTTACGGGTAATTCCCTGGGATGGCAGTGAGGAGCACTATATTGATATGGGAGAAGAGGTATACACGGCCTCCATTTCAGTGAATCCCGAGTTTGACAGCGATGTATTAAGGTACCGCTATTCATCACTCACCACACCCAATACCGTCCTGGATTACCACCTGGCCAATAAGGAAAAAACAGTTCTGAAGCAGGATGAGGTGCTGGGAGGAACATTCGACCCGGCCTCTTATGAGGCCAAACGGATTTATGCCACAGCCGACGACGGGAAGAAAATCCCCATGAGTATTGTATACCGCAGGGGAACCGAATTGAACGGAGCAAATCCGACCCTTCTGTATGGATATGGATCCTATGGTCATACCATGGATCCGGGCTTCCGGTCGTACCGCCTCTCGCTGCTGGACCGGGGATTTATCTTTGCCATCGCCCATATCCGGGGCAGCCAGGTGTACGGACGTCCCTGGTACGAGGATGGAAAGCTGTTGAAGAAAATGAACACGTTTACCGATTTTAATGATTGCGCCGAACACCTGATCCGGGAGAAGTACACCAGTCCGGAGCATCTCTATGCCATGGGCGGCAGTGCAGGTGGATTGCTGATGGGTGCGGTGATCAATCTGCAGCCTGAGCTCTACAGGGGGGTGATTGCAGCCGTGCCCTTTATGGATGTGGTGACCACTATGCTGGATGAAGATATTCCACTGACCACCAGCGAGTATGATGAATGGGGAAACCCCAATGAGAAGGAGTACTATGACTATATGCTCAGCTACTCTCCCTACGACCAGGTGGAAGCCAAAGACTATCCCAACCTGCTGGTCACCACCGGACTCCATGACAGTCAGGTGCAGTACTGGGAGCCGGCCAAGTGGGTGGCCAAACTTCGGGAAATGAAAACAGATGACAATCTCCTGCTGATGTATTGCAATATGGAGACCGGGCACGGCGGCGCTTCCGGCAGGTTTGAACAATTCAGGGAAACGGCCATGGAATATGCCTTTTTGTTTAGTCTCGAGGGAATAAAAGAATAA
- a CDS encoding Tex family protein has translation MIVFEEVIAGRTGIPLRQVKNTVDLLEEGATIPFISRYRKEHTGSLDEVQITEIRDALNQLKELQKRQDYILKTIGEQEKLTPELKRKIEECLDPVQLEDIYLPYKPKRKTRATVARDKGLEPLAKVLLKQQEMHMEKAASSFLSEEVESVEDALQGARDIIAEWVNENERARKTVRYHFDRSAVISSRLVKGKEEEGAKYRDYFEFSEPLKKCPGHRILAMRRGEQEGFLKLTVEPESRPVTDALEEQWVKSPYEGGQQVAQAVRDAYKRLMQPSMENEYKALYKEKADQEAIKVFADNLRQLLLASPLGQKRVLALDPGFRTGCKLVCLDEQGNLVHNATIYPHPPQADRAGSTRKVSSLLQQYKIEAVAIGNGTASRETERFIRLIRFPRDIEVYVVNESGASIYSASKTARDEFPDYDVTVRGAVSIGRRLMDPLAELVKIDAKSIGVGQYQHDVDQGNLKKSLDEVVESCVNLVGVNVNTASKHLLTYVSGLGPVLAQNVVDYRQEIGGFTSRKQLKKVPRMGEKAFEQCAGFLRIEGAKNPLDNSAVHPESYHIVEQMAADLMVDLTQLVRDESLVKQIQLERYVKGGIGLPTLKDIRAELEKPGRDPREQIEVFEFDQTVYSVEDLKPGMELPGIVTNITKFGVFVDVGVKQDGLVHISQLADRFVKDPNDIVKIHQHVRVRVLEVDLARKRIQLSMKGPGK, from the coding sequence ATGATTGTTTTTGAAGAGGTGATCGCCGGGCGGACAGGGATTCCGCTCAGGCAGGTGAAAAATACGGTCGATTTGCTGGAGGAAGGGGCCACCATCCCCTTTATCAGCCGCTACCGGAAGGAGCATACCGGCAGCCTGGATGAGGTGCAGATCACAGAGATCAGGGATGCTCTGAACCAGCTGAAAGAGCTGCAGAAAAGGCAGGATTACATCCTGAAGACCATCGGGGAGCAGGAGAAGCTTACTCCCGAATTAAAACGAAAGATCGAAGAGTGTCTCGACCCGGTCCAGCTGGAGGATATCTATCTTCCCTATAAACCCAAGCGGAAAACCAGGGCCACGGTGGCCCGGGACAAGGGACTGGAGCCGCTGGCAAAGGTCCTTCTGAAGCAGCAGGAGATGCATATGGAGAAGGCAGCTTCCTCTTTTCTGAGCGAGGAGGTGGAGAGTGTGGAAGATGCTTTGCAGGGAGCCCGGGATATTATTGCGGAATGGGTGAATGAAAATGAGCGGGCCCGAAAAACCGTTCGTTATCATTTCGACCGCAGCGCGGTGATTTCCTCCAGACTGGTGAAAGGAAAAGAGGAGGAAGGGGCCAAGTACCGGGATTATTTTGAATTCAGCGAGCCCCTGAAAAAGTGTCCCGGCCACCGGATCCTGGCCATGCGCCGGGGCGAACAGGAGGGCTTCCTGAAGCTGACGGTAGAGCCGGAATCGCGCCCGGTGACCGATGCCCTGGAGGAACAGTGGGTAAAGAGCCCGTATGAGGGGGGTCAGCAGGTGGCCCAGGCGGTCAGGGATGCCTATAAACGACTGATGCAGCCTTCCATGGAGAATGAATATAAAGCCCTTTACAAGGAGAAGGCCGACCAGGAGGCCATAAAAGTATTTGCCGATAACCTGAGACAGCTGCTGCTGGCCTCCCCCCTTGGACAGAAGCGGGTACTGGCACTGGATCCCGGATTCCGGACCGGATGCAAGCTGGTTTGCCTGGATGAGCAGGGAAACCTGGTGCACAACGCCACCATTTATCCGCATCCTCCCCAGGCCGACCGGGCCGGATCGACCCGCAAGGTGAGTTCGCTGCTGCAGCAGTACAAGATCGAGGCGGTGGCCATCGGAAATGGAACGGCCAGCCGGGAGACCGAGCGTTTTATCCGGTTGATCCGCTTCCCCCGGGATATAGAGGTCTATGTGGTTAATGAATCGGGCGCTTCCATCTATTCGGCCTCGAAAACTGCACGGGACGAATTCCCCGATTATGATGTGACGGTGCGCGGTGCCGTCTCCATCGGCAGGAGACTGATGGATCCCCTGGCCGAGCTGGTGAAGATCGATGCCAAATCCATCGGGGTGGGACAGTACCAGCATGATGTGGACCAGGGGAACCTGAAGAAGAGCCTGGATGAGGTGGTGGAGAGCTGCGTGAACCTGGTGGGGGTGAATGTAAATACCGCCAGCAAGCACCTGCTCACCTATGTCTCCGGATTGGGACCGGTCCTGGCGCAGAATGTGGTGGATTACCGGCAGGAGATTGGCGGATTCACCTCCAGGAAGCAACTAAAGAAAGTGCCCCGCATGGGGGAGAAGGCCTTTGAACAATGCGCGGGCTTCCTGCGCATCGAAGGGGCAAAAAACCCCCTGGATAATTCGGCCGTCCACCCGGAAAGCTATCATATCGTGGAGCAGATGGCTGCCGATCTGATGGTGGACCTGACCCAGCTGGTCCGGGATGAAAGCCTGGTCAAACAGATTCAGCTGGAGCGTTATGTAAAGGGAGGGATCGGTCTTCCCACCCTGAAGGATATCCGGGCGGAACTGGAAAAGCCCGGACGGGATCCCAGGGAGCAGATCGAGGTCTTCGAATTTGACCAGACGGTCTACAGCGTGGAGGATCTGAAGCCCGGCATGGAGCTGCCCGGAATCGTGACAAACATTACCAAATTCGGGGTTTTTGTGGATGTGGGGGTGAAGCAGGACGGACTGGTCCATATCTCCCAGCTTGCCGACCGCTTTGTCAAGGATCCCAACGATATCGTGAAGATCCACCAGCATGTGAGGGTCCGGGTGCTGGAGGTGGACCTGGCCCGCAAGCGGATCCAGCTATCCATGAAAGGGCCTGGAAAATAG
- a CDS encoding ROK family protein, with protein MTLKHYSIIGVDLGGTKVAAGKITGGILNQQISAKINQDSEDPMDAVRLMMKLIAQLMDSQVQGIGVGVPGLVNRDRGIVYDVLNIPNWKEIPLKALLEEKFAVPVYVDNDANCFAMGEYRYGAFAGNDDFVGITLGTGMGSGIIKNGALIPDAHCCSGEFGTMSYLDGIYENYTCGMYFKLKYGKNGEEVALKARAGEAWALAAYREMGMHLGNAINTIIMAVDPPLIVIGGSVARAREFYREAMWESIRKIPFPSVLENFRVEFTETADIAIKGAAALCPES; from the coding sequence ATGACTTTAAAGCATTATTCTATAATTGGCGTGGATCTGGGTGGGACCAAAGTGGCCGCAGGAAAGATTACCGGGGGAATTCTTAATCAACAAATTTCAGCAAAGATCAACCAGGATTCTGAAGATCCCATGGACGCGGTACGGCTTATGATGAAGCTGATCGCTCAGCTTATGGACAGCCAGGTGCAGGGCATCGGCGTGGGAGTGCCCGGACTGGTGAACCGTGACCGGGGGATTGTATACGATGTTCTGAACATTCCCAACTGGAAGGAGATACCCCTGAAAGCCCTGCTTGAAGAGAAATTTGCGGTGCCCGTATATGTGGATAACGATGCCAACTGCTTTGCCATGGGAGAATACCGCTATGGAGCTTTTGCAGGAAACGATGACTTTGTGGGCATTACCCTGGGAACAGGAATGGGCTCCGGAATCATCAAAAACGGGGCCCTGATCCCCGATGCGCACTGCTGCTCGGGCGAGTTCGGAACCATGTCCTATCTGGATGGAATCTATGAGAATTACACCTGCGGAATGTATTTCAAACTGAAGTACGGAAAAAACGGGGAAGAAGTGGCTTTGAAGGCCCGTGCAGGGGAAGCATGGGCGCTTGCAGCATACCGGGAAATGGGCATGCACCTGGGGAATGCCATAAACACCATTATCATGGCCGTGGACCCGCCTCTGATCGTCATCGGAGGATCTGTGGCCAGAGCCAGGGAGTTTTACCGGGAGGCCATGTGGGAATCAATCCGGAAGATCCCCTTTCCGTCCGTGCTGGAAAATTTTCGCGTCGAGTTCACGGAAACTGCTGACATTGCCATAAAAGGGGCCGCAGCACTTTGCCCGGAATCATAA
- the rpe gene encoding ribulose-phosphate 3-epimerase, with product MSKHLIAPSILTADFLHLEREIEMINRSQADLLHLDIMDGVFVPNLSFGFPVIRQIKSVARKPLDVHLMVVHADRYLEEYRDAGADWLTVHYEACTHLHRTVHRIRELEMKPAVSLNPHTDVGLLEPILPDLNMVLVMTVNPGFGGQTFIEGSYAKIRKLRKMIDLAGLGTLIQVDGGVTERNIGKLIEAGVDVFVVGNTIFSAGEPIDMISKLKNKR from the coding sequence ATGAGCAAACACCTGATTGCACCCTCTATTCTGACAGCCGACTTCCTCCATCTGGAACGGGAGATTGAGATGATCAATCGTTCTCAGGCAGATCTCCTGCACCTGGATATCATGGATGGGGTATTTGTACCCAACCTGAGCTTCGGTTTCCCGGTGATCCGCCAGATCAAATCGGTAGCCAGGAAACCACTGGATGTGCATCTGATGGTGGTTCATGCCGACCGCTACCTGGAGGAGTACCGCGATGCAGGAGCCGACTGGCTGACAGTCCACTATGAAGCATGCACCCACCTGCACCGGACCGTTCACCGGATCAGGGAACTGGAAATGAAACCGGCTGTCTCCCTGAACCCTCACACCGATGTGGGCCTGCTGGAACCCATTCTTCCCGATCTGAATATGGTACTGGTGATGACGGTCAACCCGGGGTTCGGGGGACAAACATTTATTGAGGGCTCCTATGCAAAGATCCGGAAACTGAGGAAGATGATTGACCTGGCGGGCCTGGGCACCCTGATCCAGGTAGACGGGGGTGTGACGGAAAGAAACATCGGCAAACTGATAGAGGCAGGGGTGGATGTGTTTGTGGTGGGGAATACCATTTTTTCTGCCGGCGAACCGATCGATATGATTTCAAAACTAAAGAATAAACGATAA
- a CDS encoding TonB-dependent receptor — MYRSPLLAGILSILLFNSVSGQNFTFSGYIEDSTTGEKLIAATVYDRLSEKGTSSNEYGFFSLTLPSDEVQLQVSYVGYRSHTVSFKLTDNQTMNISLVPVLSLEEVVVSTNRPRDIVEDVQMSAVHIPIREIKSIPMFMGEADVIKTIQLMPGVQSGTEGTSGIYVRGGGPDQNLFLLDGVPIYNANHLFGFFSVFNPDAISNITMTKGGFPAHYGGRLSSVVDIRLKEGNMKEFHGAGSIGLIASKLTLEGPLIRDKTSFIVSARRTYLDVLARPVIRAINKQNGIEGLTAYYFYDLNAKINHKFSDKDRIYLSMYHGRDRLFINEEEQWIDNDTSYLRKSESGLYWGNFTTALRWNHLYGNKLFSNVSLIYSNYKFDTFDETQTLVNKKYDVGYAYDYFSGIEDYGGIFDFDYRPLPGHTIRFGGKYLYHTFSPGIETLESTDDTLNLQFNADPIYAHEYYVYGEDNFQLGTRIRANFGLHYSGFFVNREFYHSLQPRFTGRLLITPDFSFKAAFSRMDQYIHLLTNATIGLPTDLWLPATDRTKPQSSYQYATGLAYNLKDSWYFTLEAYYKTMNNLIDYAEGSSFFEYGVDWEDKIEREGKGLSYGLEFLARKDVGKFRGWVGYTLSKAEVQFENLNNGEVYPYTYDRRHDVSMVLMYRLDERTDISATWVYGTGKARTLAVSRYAPDQYNFSSSFMNPYSYHYYDEIEYFKGKNAYREPAYHRLDVGLNRHKEKKWGTQTWSFGLYNAYNRQNPFYLYFGYDNYGNRALKQLSIFMMIPSISYSFEF, encoded by the coding sequence ATGTACAGGTCTCCGCTCCTTGCCGGAATACTCAGTATACTTCTGTTCAATAGTGTTTCAGGACAGAATTTTACATTCAGCGGCTATATAGAGGATAGTACCACCGGTGAAAAGCTGATTGCTGCAACCGTATACGACCGTTTATCGGAAAAGGGCACTTCATCCAATGAGTATGGTTTTTTCAGTCTGACGCTTCCCTCGGATGAGGTGCAGCTGCAGGTCTCCTATGTCGGGTATCGAAGCCATACGGTGAGCTTCAAACTTACAGACAATCAGACTATGAATATCTCCCTGGTGCCGGTACTGAGCCTGGAAGAAGTGGTGGTCAGCACGAACCGCCCCCGTGATATCGTGGAGGATGTTCAGATGAGCGCGGTGCATATACCCATCAGGGAGATCAAATCCATTCCCATGTTTATGGGGGAGGCCGATGTAATCAAGACCATACAGCTGATGCCGGGAGTGCAGTCGGGAACCGAAGGGACCAGCGGGATTTATGTGCGGGGGGGAGGTCCCGATCAGAACCTCTTCCTGCTGGACGGGGTTCCCATCTACAACGCCAATCACCTTTTTGGATTCTTTTCGGTTTTTAATCCCGATGCCATCTCCAATATTACCATGACCAAGGGGGGATTCCCCGCGCATTACGGAGGCAGGCTCTCCTCGGTGGTGGATATCCGTCTGAAGGAAGGGAACATGAAGGAGTTTCACGGTGCAGGCTCCATCGGGCTGATTGCATCCAAGCTAACCCTGGAAGGTCCGCTTATCAGGGATAAGACCTCCTTTATCGTATCGGCCCGCCGAACTTACCTGGATGTACTGGCCAGACCGGTCATCCGGGCCATCAATAAACAGAACGGGATCGAGGGACTGACCGCTTACTACTTCTATGATCTGAATGCCAAGATCAATCATAAGTTCTCGGATAAGGACAGGATTTATCTGAGTATGTACCACGGGCGCGACCGTTTGTTTATCAACGAGGAGGAACAATGGATAGACAATGATACCTCGTACCTGCGGAAATCCGAATCGGGACTCTACTGGGGTAACTTTACCACGGCACTGCGCTGGAACCATCTTTACGGAAATAAGTTATTCAGCAATGTATCCCTGATATACAGCAACTACAAGTTCGATACCTTTGATGAAACGCAAACCCTGGTGAATAAGAAGTATGATGTGGGCTATGCCTATGATTACTTTTCCGGAATTGAGGACTACGGCGGGATTTTCGATTTTGATTACCGGCCCCTTCCCGGCCATACCATCCGCTTTGGGGGCAAGTACCTCTATCATACCTTTTCTCCGGGAATCGAAACCCTGGAATCGACCGACGATACCTTGAATCTGCAGTTCAACGCCGATCCCATTTACGCCCATGAATACTATGTGTACGGAGAGGATAATTTCCAGCTTGGTACGAGGATCAGGGCCAACTTCGGGCTGCACTATTCCGGTTTTTTTGTGAACAGGGAGTTTTATCATTCGCTGCAGCCCCGTTTTACCGGCAGGTTACTGATCACCCCCGACTTTTCATTTAAGGCGGCCTTTTCACGAATGGATCAGTATATTCACTTGTTGACCAATGCGACCATCGGACTGCCCACCGATCTCTGGCTGCCGGCCACGGACCGTACCAAACCGCAAAGCTCCTACCAGTATGCCACCGGACTGGCATATAACCTGAAGGATAGCTGGTATTTTACTCTGGAGGCTTACTATAAGACTATGAACAATCTGATCGATTATGCCGAGGGCTCCAGTTTCTTTGAGTATGGAGTCGACTGGGAGGACAAGATTGAACGGGAAGGAAAAGGACTGTCCTACGGACTGGAGTTCCTCGCCCGGAAGGATGTGGGGAAGTTCAGGGGCTGGGTGGGTTATACCCTTTCCAAAGCCGAGGTGCAGTTTGAGAATCTTAACAATGGCGAAGTATATCCCTACACCTACGACCGGCGGCACGATGTTTCCATGGTCCTGATGTATCGCCTGGACGAACGCACGGATATCAGCGCCACCTGGGTCTACGGAACCGGTAAGGCCCGCACCCTGGCGGTCTCCCGCTACGCTCCTGATCAATACAACTTCAGCAGCTCTTTCATGAACCCTTATTCTTATCATTACTACGACGAGATCGAATATTTCAAGGGCAAGAATGCCTACCGGGAGCCGGCCTATCATCGCCTGGATGTGGGATTAAACCGGCACAAGGAAAAAAAGTGGGGGACACAGACCTGGAGCTTCGGGCTTTATAACGCCTATAACAGGCAGAATCCCTTCTATCTCTATTTTGGTTACGATAACTATGGAAACCGGGCTCTGAAGCAGTTGAGCATCTTTATGATGATCCCTTCCATTTCTTACTCTTTTGAATTTTAG
- a CDS encoding Gfo/Idh/MocA family oxidoreductase produces the protein MDKKVGVGLIGAGFIGSIHADSFKKIKDADILAVMSPPPGQAQKFAEEHQIPRHFTDLDEMLALDEIDMVIIGAPNFVHSEICLKAAAAGKHIVVEKPFCMNMKEADLMITACKEAGVKLMYAEELCFTPKYVRLKGLLDEGALGKPILFKQSEKHDGPHAPHFWDVERSGGGVTMDMGCHAFQFFRWLNGNNPVKSVYAQMSTTLHMDKTKGDDNGIIILEFENGVTAMAEESWTKPGGMDDRAEIHGSEGVAYADVLQGNSIQTYSNKGVGYAVEKAGNTIGWSFTMFEENWNYGFPQEMEHFVDCVKNDKEPLVTGEDGKAVMEIIFAAYESAGTGKKVMLPFHTDAAKPFDLWKK, from the coding sequence ATGGATAAAAAAGTAGGAGTAGGATTGATCGGAGCGGGGTTCATTGGCTCCATACACGCAGATTCCTTCAAAAAAATCAAAGATGCGGACATTCTTGCTGTCATGTCGCCGCCTCCCGGGCAAGCTCAGAAATTTGCAGAGGAGCACCAGATTCCCAGGCACTTTACAGATCTGGATGAGATGCTTGCGCTGGACGAGATTGACATGGTAATCATCGGGGCACCTAATTTCGTCCATAGCGAGATCTGCCTGAAAGCCGCTGCAGCCGGAAAGCACATTGTGGTGGAGAAGCCTTTCTGCATGAATATGAAGGAGGCCGATTTAATGATCACTGCCTGCAAGGAAGCCGGCGTAAAACTGATGTATGCCGAGGAGCTCTGCTTCACCCCCAAATATGTCAGGTTGAAAGGACTTCTGGATGAAGGAGCCCTGGGGAAACCAATCTTGTTTAAACAATCTGAAAAACACGATGGTCCGCATGCACCGCATTTCTGGGATGTGGAACGTTCAGGCGGAGGGGTCACCATGGATATGGGCTGCCATGCCTTCCAGTTCTTCCGCTGGCTGAATGGCAACAATCCGGTCAAATCGGTCTATGCCCAGATGAGCACCACCCTGCACATGGACAAGACTAAAGGTGATGACAACGGCATCATCATCCTGGAGTTTGAAAACGGGGTGACCGCCATGGCAGAAGAGAGCTGGACCAAGCCGGGTGGCATGGACGACCGCGCCGAGATCCATGGCAGCGAGGGAGTGGCCTATGCAGATGTGTTGCAGGGCAATTCCATCCAGACTTACAGCAACAAGGGGGTTGGGTATGCGGTGGAGAAGGCGGGAAACACCATTGGATGGAGCTTTACCATGTTCGAGGAGAACTGGAACTACGGTTTCCCCCAGGAGATGGAACACTTTGTGGATTGTGTGAAGAATGATAAAGAACCACTGGTGACCGGCGAAGACGGGAAGGCCGTGATGGAGATTATTTTTGCCGCCTATGAATCTGCCGGAACCGGAAAAAAGGTAATGTTGCCTTTTCATACCGATGCCGCCAAGCCCTTCGACCTCTGGAAGAAGTAA
- a CDS encoding DUF4249 domain-containing protein, with protein sequence MRKDKHLLILGTGILFLLATSCESVLFIELEESDKLIVLNGTLSKDSTVVVQVSRTRHILDNADLEPLENASVNLFRGGERIMQMDYSGNAYFLASGFRPAIGEELSIEVEQAGYPTVSARCEIPETVGIQSVDTSTVVQEYGDMYYSYTEEMFQMDVTLRDPPGVDNYYLLNLLVDKSYTSWRDTTVQYVDSLYHNSEWQYYVADSTYTLTEIFRYAEDPMVSSPDLVVEANTPEGILFSDQLIDGKEYSLRVSTMGYALGSADSAVVDIRLHSISESYYKYLKTRQKHYETKEDPFAVPVIVYTNVEGGAGFLGGYSSDVHSITTFVPEFGNEYWYYEYE encoded by the coding sequence ATGAGAAAAGATAAACACCTGTTAATACTGGGAACCGGGATTCTATTTCTTCTGGCAACTTCCTGTGAATCGGTACTGTTTATCGAGCTGGAAGAGTCCGATAAACTGATTGTGCTTAACGGTACCCTGAGCAAGGATTCCACTGTGGTGGTGCAGGTGAGCCGCACCAGGCATATCCTGGATAATGCGGACCTGGAACCCCTGGAAAACGCAAGCGTGAATCTTTTCAGAGGAGGCGAAAGGATTATGCAGATGGACTATTCCGGAAATGCTTATTTCCTGGCTTCCGGCTTTCGTCCGGCCATTGGTGAAGAGTTGAGCATTGAGGTGGAGCAGGCCGGATATCCGACTGTCTCGGCGCGTTGTGAGATACCGGAAACCGTAGGGATTCAATCGGTGGATACCTCGACAGTGGTTCAGGAGTACGGCGATATGTACTATAGCTACACGGAGGAAATGTTTCAGATGGATGTGACCCTGCGTGATCCGCCAGGCGTGGACAACTATTATCTGCTGAACCTGCTGGTGGATAAATCCTACACCAGCTGGAGAGATACTACCGTTCAGTATGTGGATTCTCTTTATCACAATAGCGAGTGGCAATACTATGTAGCGGATTCCACCTATACCCTTACCGAAATATTCCGCTATGCGGAGGATCCGATGGTCAGCTCCCCTGATCTGGTGGTGGAGGCCAACACTCCTGAGGGCATCCTCTTTTCCGATCAGCTGATCGATGGCAAGGAGTATTCGCTTCGCGTATCCACCATGGGCTATGCTCTGGGTTCGGCCGATTCGGCGGTGGTGGATATCCGTCTTCACTCCATCTCGGAATCCTATTACAAGTATCTGAAGACCCGTCAGAAGCACTATGAAACCAAGGAGGATCCTTTTGCAGTTCCTGTTATTGTCTATACGAATGTGGAGGGGGGGGCCGGTTTTTTAGGAGGGTATTCCTCCGATGTGCATTCTATCACTACCTTTGTTCCTGAGTTTGGCAATGAGTACTGGTATTATGAATATGAATGA